The following nucleotide sequence is from Anaerosporomusa subterranea.
GAGCCATTATGCGGCAGGGAGTCCAGACCGTAACAGGCCATAGCAGAGACACGATGGATGACATCCGGAGCTATGCCCATCTCCAGATAACGCTTGGCAAAGGTCTCCAGGGCAATGGCTAGGCCGCCGGAAGCGGAGCCGGTAATGCCAGCAATGAGGTTGGTGGCAATGACGAGCTGTACGATGGGAGAGCCGGGGATAGAATCCAGCATTTTAACGACAAAGGTATAGCCCGGTACTATCGCGACTACACTGCCGAAGCCGACCACTGCACATACGCCCAGGAGGGTTCTGCCGCCGGACATGGCACCTTCGCCCAACGATTTACCCATATCCTGAATCTTATCATAGTACAGGATGATATTGGCAATGATTCCAATAAGCAAGGCTACCTCGGGGGCCATGTTAAAGGCGTTCAGGGCGATCAGCAGAATAATCGAGGGAGAAAGAGCCTTACAGAATTGGCCCCAGGTGATGCTTTCGCCTTCTTTAATGTCAATATCTCCTTTGAAGTCCCTGGCTATGACCGTGCCGGTAGGCAGGAAGCGTTCTTGTTCCCTTTCCGCCTTCCTGGCGACGTAGTATACGTATATGATGCAAAAGATGGCGGAGACGGCGGCGGAGGCCA
It contains:
- a CDS encoding GntP family permease, coding for TYSAGFGNYAKNYFLMFALGAIFGRLTSDTGTGKTIALKLATMLGKINVKTQAARTSLTVMLIALITTVLCLGGVSSFVVIFTMVGIMKPLFEAQDIPWHTSLLGITIGSQVFTSTMIPGSPAIQNLIPIKYLGTTAKAAPMLALASAAVSAIFCIIYVYYVARKAEREQERFLPTGTVIARDFKGDIDIKEGESITWGQFCKALSPSIILLIALNAFNMAPEVALLIGIIANIILYYDKIQDMGKSLGEGAMSGGRTLLGVCAVVGFGSVVAIVPGYTFVVKMLDSIPGSPIVQLVIATNLIAGITGSASGGLAIALETFAKRYLEMGIAPDVIHRVSAMACYGLDSLPHNGS